The DNA sequence AAAAATAAGCCTCTTTCCTCTTTTTAACATTTATGAATCGCCTGTTTCTCCCCAAACTAAACATATGAAATGGGCGAAAAGGGGGGATTCCACGTGCACCGATGGTTTGTCGCCCTATGGGTGGCGACGGTGTTGTTCATAGCGGCCAGCGCGGCTTCCGCGGCGGAAAACGACGACGCAGTATACGAACAGCGCATGGAGCTGTATAAAAAAGCGGAGGCGGTTTCGCTCATTCCATGGTATTACTTTGCCGCCATCGACCAGTATGAACGGAACATCCGGCAAGCGCGCCGCGACTTGCCAAAACCAACCGGCGTCCTCGGCATTTATATGAAACCGGACGTATGGGCCGGACCGCTGAACAAAAATCCGCACGATACGAACCCGTTTACGATTTCCCAGTTTGGCGGGCTCGGTGTGGACGGAGACGGGGACGGCAAGGCGCGGGCGGATGACGACGACGACGTCATCATGGCCATGGCACGCTATTTGCAGACATACGGTATCGATCATCGCCATATTAAAATCGCGCTTTGGAACTATTACCAGCGTTCCAAAACGGTGGATTTGATTTTAGGAAAAGTGAAGATTTACAAAAAATACAAGACATTGAAACTGGATGACCATGTCTTTCCGCTCCCGTTGCGGGCGAATTACAGCTACCGCGACACGTGGGGCGATGCGCGCGGCTGGGGCGGGCGCCGCATTCATGAAGGAACCGACATTTTCGCCGGCTACGGCGTGCCGGTCCGCTCGACGTGCTATGGCATTGTCGAACTGAAAGGATGGAATAAATACGGCGGCTGGCGCGTCGGCATCCGCGACATCAACAACACGTACCATTATTTTGCCCATTTGAACGGCTTTGCCGCCGGGCTTCGCGAAGGGCAAATCGTCGAGCCGGGCACGATCATCGGCTCGGTCGGCAGCTCCGGCTACGGACCGCCGGGCACCGCTGGAAAGTTCCCGCCCCACCTCCATTACGGCATGTACAAAGACAACGGCTATACGGAGTGGGCGTTTGACCCGTATCCGCACTTGAAAGCGTGGGAGCGGGCCGAGCAGCAGCAACAGCGGCGCCGCTAGCAGCGGCGGCTGGACAAAAAAGAGGCCGATGTCGGCCTCTTTTCGTCTTTCTGCTTTCGTTAATGCCCGCCCAAATACGCCTGTTTCACTTGCTCGCTCGCCTGCAGCTCGCTCGCCGCCCCCGACAGGACGACGCGCCCGGATTCGATGACGTAGGCGCGGTCGGCGATGGAGAGCGCCATGTGGGCGTTTTGTTCGACAAGCAAAATCGTCGTTCCCGATTCGTTGATTTCCTGAATGATGCGGAAAATCGTCTTCACCAGCAGCGGCGCGAGCCCCATCGACGGTTCGTCAAGCAAGAGCAGCTTCGGGCGCGCCATGAGCGCACGGCCGATGGCGAGCATCTGCTGCTCGCCGCCCGAAAGCGTGCCGGCCAGCTGCTTGCGCCGCTCCTCGAGGCGCGGGAACAGCTGAAAGACTTTGGCAAAGTCTTGTTGAATGCCGTCTTTGTCTTTGCGCAAAAACGCGCCAAGCTCCAAGTTTTCCTCGACCGTCATATTGGCGAACACGCGCCGCCCTTCCGGCACGTGGGAAATGCCTTGCTTGACGATCGTTTGCGCCGCCTTGCCGGCGATCGAAGCCCCTTCGTAGACGATGTCGCCACTTTTCGGCTTCAACAAGCCGGAGATCGTTTTTAGCAGCGTCGTTTTGCCGGCGCCGTTTGCGCCGATCAGCGTGACGATCTCGCCTTTGTTCACCTCAAGCGATACGCCTTTTAAGGCATGAATGTTGCCGTAAAACACATCGATTGCCTCCACTTTCAACACGTCACGACACCTCCTCGCCAAGGTAAGCCTCGATCACTTTCGGGTTGCTGCGCACTTGTTCCGGCGTGCCGTGGGCGATCAATTGGCCGTGGTCCAACACGTAAATGCGCTCGCATATGCCCATCACAAGCGACATATCATGCTCAATCAACAAAATCGTCAACGCAAACCGTTCGCGGATAAACGCGATCAAGTTCATCAATTCTTTCGTTTCTTGCGGGTTCATGCCGGCGGCCGGCTCGTCAAGCAAAAGCACTTTTGGCTGCGCCGCCAGCGCCCGGGCGATCTCAAGCCGGCGCTGCTGGCCGTACGGCAAGTTTTTCGCTTTCTCGTGCATGACGCCGTCAAGCTGAAAAATGTTCAAAAACTCGATCGCCTTTTCTTCTATTTCCTTTTCCCCGCGGAAATGGGACGGGAGGCGGAGAATGGAGCTCGCGATCGAATGGCGGGCATGCGCATGGTAGGCGACTTTCACATTGTCGAGCACCGACAGCTCGCCGAACAGGCGAATGTTTTGAAACGTCCGGCTGATCCCTTTGCGCGTAATTTTATACGGCGGCAGTCCGTTCAACGTCTCGCCGTCAAGCATAATCCGCCCGTCAGTCGGCACATACACGCCCGTCAACAAGTTAAACAGCGTCGTTTTCCCCGCGCCGTTCGGGCCGATGAGCCCGACAAGCTCCCCTTGATATAGCTCCATCGTCACACCGGAGAGCGCCTTCAGCCCGCCAAACTGGATGCCGACGTTTTCTGCTTTAAGCAACGGTGTTTTTGCCGCCATGATTCATTCCTCCCTGCGCTGCCTTCCGCCATTTGAAGAGCGAAGATAGTTCTTTCGTCCCCATCAACCCGGTTGGACGGTACAGCATCACCAAAATCAAGACGATGCTGTAAATGATCATCCGCGTTTCCGGATAGTTTTGCAAGAACGTCGAAACGATCGTCAGCAACACCGCGGCCACCACCGCGCCGGATAGGCTGCCGAGCCCACCGAGGACGACGAAAATCAAAATGTCGAACGATTTCAGGAAGCCAAAGTTCGATGGCTGAATAATGTAAAAGTGGTGCGCATACAGCGCTCCGGCGATGCCGGCGAAAAACGAACCGATCACAAACGCCGCCACTTTGTAATACGTCGTGTTGATCCCCATGGCATCGGCGGCGATTTCATCTTCGCGGATCGAGATGCACGCCCGTCCGTGCGTCGAGTTCGTGAAGTTGGCGATCACCAAAATGGTGGCAAACAGGCAGGCGAACACCCACGGCCATGTCGTCATATGCGTCACCGTCATGCCGCTCGCCCCGCCGACGTAATCGATGTTCAAGAGCGCGATGCGGACAATTTCGCCAAAGCCGAGCGTGGCGATCGCCAAATAATCGCCTTTTAAACGCAAGCTCGGCACGCCGATGATGAGGCCGGCGAGCGCCGCCGCCACCCCGGCAGCCAAAACGCCGGCCGCAAACGGCAGCTGCAGCTTCATCGTCATAATCGCGGAGGCATAGGCGCCAACGGCGAAAAAACCGGCATGGCCAATGGAAAATTGTCCGGTGATCCCGATAATTAAATGAAGGCTGACGGCCAAAATGACATTAATCGCCATAAAAAAGAGGGTATTCACATAAAAGATGTTTAACGTTCCGCTTGCAATCAGCCACTCGACAACAACGAAAAAGGAGAAGGCCAGTATGACGGAAACCCAAAATCCACTCGTCCGCTTCCAAGTTGCCATTGTTCCCTACCATCCTTTACACTTTTTCTCGTACGTTCTTGCCAAACAATCCGGCCGGCCGGAAAATGAGGATGAGAATTAAAATGACAAACGCCACTCCGTCGCGCCAAAGCGAGTAGCCGAGCCCGCTGACGAGCGATTCGATGACGCCAAGCAAAAGCCCCCCGACCATCGCTCCCGGAATGATGCCGATTCCGCCCAACACGGCGGCGACAAACGCTTTTAATCCGGGAAGAATGCCCATCAATGGCTCGATTTTTGTATAATAAATGCCGAAAATAACGCCTGCCGCCCCCGCAAGCGCCGAACCGATGGCGAACGTGGCCGAAATCGTATTGTCGACGTTGATTCCCATTAACCGGGCCGCTTCCGCATCATGAGAGACGGCGCGCATCGCTTTCCCGATTTTTGTCCGGTGAACAATGAACTGAAGAAGGACCATCAAAACGAGGGACGTGCCGAGGATGAACAGCGACTGGCTGCTGATGACAACGCCAAACAGCTCCAAGTTCCGATCTGACAGCAACGTGCTCGGATACGCTTCCGGCTGCGCCCCACGCAAATAAATGATGACGTACTCAATGAGCAGCGATACGCCGATCGCTGTAATGAGCACAGCAATGCGCGTCGCGTTGCGCAGCGGCTTGTACGCAATCCGCTCAATGACTACCCCGAGCACGGCACAGGCGGCCATCGCCAACAACAGCGCTGGGAAAAAACCGACGCCGAGCATCGTCACAGCGTAAAAGCCGACGAATGAACCAATCATAAAGACGTCGCCATGGGCGAAGTTAATGAGCCGGACGATGCCATACACCATCGTATAGCCAAGCGCGATGAGCGCATAAATGCTGCCTAGCGAAATGCCGTTGACCAGCTGTTGAATGAGTTCCATGATTGCACGCTCCTTAACGAAAACTCGTCGTTGGCCAAAAGAAATGCCGGATGGGAGGGCGCCCCTTAGGGGCCTCCTCTGTCCACGCATCCATCCAGCCTTTTATTACGGATTCACTTTTGTTTTAAATTGCTGCTGCCCGTCTTTGTATTCCAAAATAATGGCCGATTTGACAGGATTGTGGTTTTGATCGACCGTAAATGTTCCCGTGACAAGCTGCAAATCTTTCGTTTGCGCCAGCGCGTCTTTAATTTTCACCGGATCGGCGCTGCCAGCCCGTTTGATGGCATCCGCCAAGAAGTATGCCGTATCGTAACCAAGGGCGTTAAAGGCGTCCGGCGCTTTATTGTATTTCGCTTGGAACGCTTTGACAAATTCTTGAATTTTCGGATCCGGGTCGCCCGACGAATAATGGTTCGTAATGTACGTATTGTTCAACGCGTCTTTGCCAGCAAGCTCAATCAGTTTTGGCGAATCCCAGCCGTCGCCGCCCATGATCGGGATGTTCAACCCAAGCTCTCGCGCTTGTTTGACGATCAAACCGACTTCTTCATAGTAGCCCGGCAAGAATAAAAATTCCGGATTGGCCGATTTAATGCTCGTCAGCGTGGCGCGGAAGTCGGTGTCTTTCGCCACATACGCTTCTTCGGCAACAATTTGGCCGCCGCCGGCTGTAAATGTTTCTTTAAATGACGCCGCCAGCCCTTTCGAATAGTCGCTCGCGCTGTCGATCAAAACAGCCGCCTTTTTTACTTTCAAGTCGTTCAGCGCAAATTTGGCCGCCACCGTTCCCTGGAACGGGTCGATAAAGCACGTCCGGAAGACGAACTCGTTCACTTTGCCATCTTTGACGGTCACCGTTTCGCTCGTCCCAGACGGTGTAATAATCGGAACTTTATTGTCATTGGCAATTTGCACTTGAGCGAGCGTGTTCGTGCTCGTCGCCGAGCCAATGATGGCGACGACTTTATCCTGGCTGATCAACTTGATCGCGCCGTTCGTCGCTTCGGCCGCTTCCGATTTGTTGTCGACTTTCACCAACTCCAGCTTTTTGCCGTTGATTCCTTCTTTGTTGATTTCCTCAAGCGCC is a window from the Geobacillus stearothermophilus ATCC 12980 genome containing:
- a CDS encoding ABC transporter ATP-binding protein — encoded protein: MAAKTPLLKAENVGIQFGGLKALSGVTMELYQGELVGLIGPNGAGKTTLFNLLTGVYVPTDGRIMLDGETLNGLPPYKITRKGISRTFQNIRLFGELSVLDNVKVAYHAHARHSIASSILRLPSHFRGEKEIEEKAIEFLNIFQLDGVMHEKAKNLPYGQQRRLEIARALAAQPKVLLLDEPAAGMNPQETKELMNLIAFIRERFALTILLIEHDMSLVMGICERIYVLDHGQLIAHGTPEQVRSNPKVIEAYLGEEVS
- a CDS encoding branched-chain amino acid ABC transporter permease, which gives rise to MATWKRTSGFWVSVILAFSFFVVVEWLIASGTLNIFYVNTLFFMAINVILAVSLHLIIGITGQFSIGHAGFFAVGAYASAIMTMKLQLPFAAGVLAAGVAAALAGLIIGVPSLRLKGDYLAIATLGFGEIVRIALLNIDYVGGASGMTVTHMTTWPWVFACLFATILVIANFTNSTHGRACISIREDEIAADAMGINTTYYKVAAFVIGSFFAGIAGALYAHHFYIIQPSNFGFLKSFDILIFVVLGGLGSLSGAVVAAVLLTIVSTFLQNYPETRMIIYSIVLILVMLYRPTGLMGTKELSSLFKWRKAAQGGMNHGGKNTVA
- a CDS encoding branched-chain amino acid ABC transporter permease, which translates into the protein MELIQQLVNGISLGSIYALIALGYTMVYGIVRLINFAHGDVFMIGSFVGFYAVTMLGVGFFPALLLAMAACAVLGVVIERIAYKPLRNATRIAVLITAIGVSLLIEYVIIYLRGAQPEAYPSTLLSDRNLELFGVVISSQSLFILGTSLVLMVLLQFIVHRTKIGKAMRAVSHDAEAARLMGINVDNTISATFAIGSALAGAAGVIFGIYYTKIEPLMGILPGLKAFVAAVLGGIGIIPGAMVGGLLLGVIESLVSGLGYSLWRDGVAFVILILILIFRPAGLFGKNVREKV
- a CDS encoding M23 family metallopeptidase, with translation MGEKGGFHVHRWFVALWVATVLFIAASAASAAENDDAVYEQRMELYKKAEAVSLIPWYYFAAIDQYERNIRQARRDLPKPTGVLGIYMKPDVWAGPLNKNPHDTNPFTISQFGGLGVDGDGDGKARADDDDDVIMAMARYLQTYGIDHRHIKIALWNYYQRSKTVDLILGKVKIYKKYKTLKLDDHVFPLPLRANYSYRDTWGDARGWGGRRIHEGTDIFAGYGVPVRSTCYGIVELKGWNKYGGWRVGIRDINNTYHYFAHLNGFAAGLREGQIVEPGTIIGSVGSSGYGPPGTAGKFPPHLHYGMYKDNGYTEWAFDPYPHLKAWERAEQQQQRRR
- a CDS encoding ABC transporter ATP-binding protein, producing the protein MLKVEAIDVFYGNIHALKGVSLEVNKGEIVTLIGANGAGKTTLLKTISGLLKPKSGDIVYEGASIAGKAAQTIVKQGISHVPEGRRVFANMTVEENLELGAFLRKDKDGIQQDFAKVFQLFPRLEERRKQLAGTLSGGEQQMLAIGRALMARPKLLLLDEPSMGLAPLLVKTIFRIIQEINESGTTILLVEQNAHMALSIADRAYVIESGRVVLSGAASELQASEQVKQAYLGGH
- a CDS encoding ABC transporter substrate-binding protein, whose amino-acid sequence is MKKKRAAGVFFSLMLTAGLLAGCGGNQQGGSSSGGNSGGGGGGDVIKIGANLELSGGAASYGQSIAEGLDLALEEINKEGINGKKLELVKVDNKSEAAEATNGAIKLISQDKVVAIIGSATSTNTLAQVQIANDNKVPIITPSGTSETVTVKDGKVNEFVFRTCFIDPFQGTVAAKFALNDLKVKKAAVLIDSASDYSKGLAASFKETFTAGGGQIVAEEAYVAKDTDFRATLTSIKSANPEFLFLPGYYEEVGLIVKQARELGLNIPIMGGDGWDSPKLIELAGKDALNNTYITNHYSSGDPDPKIQEFVKAFQAKYNKAPDAFNALGYDTAYFLADAIKRAGSADPVKIKDALAQTKDLQLVTGTFTVDQNHNPVKSAIILEYKDGQQQFKTKVNP